A region of Nitrospirota bacterium DNA encodes the following proteins:
- a CDS encoding tetratricopeptide repeat protein, translating into MNSIIIFLAVISISLSALTACAPTKSVVIPEPAETSLIAGDTQSQDKADRIASPEAYSRFLDGFMSELSGNFKEALERYKDALLYDEDSLFLLSRVASIQSKMGKYNDAIETMNKLIPLAPNSETALFLLAEMYYNTGDFSKAIEIYNRILEKHPDNVRAYITKGISLAKIKEYEKGIESVRKGIKLDNEKPINFVYLGDIYFDKGDFKNARKNYKKSLSVNPEFEIAHLRIGQTYLKEGDFDAAEKIFKNILSKINPFSHDAISHLIQMYAKKGRTSDAIDVLEKALEYNPRDLDIIFKLALLYRDDKKYLKAIEKLQKIVASKPQDVKYREYLGFLLEETKDYDKAQKEYEAIIEIEPDNVQAYLHLGFINLRKENKDGAINALNKAIELEPDRPNAYFLLGMMYYQDKDYNKAKEVFIKAIQVIPNDPELHFNLGVIYDKVQDFDNMVVEMKKTIEIDSYHGNALNYLGYSYADKGINIDEAISLIERALKIKPDNGAYIDSLGWAYYKKGMIDEAIEQLKKAIELLPNDPTVFEHLGDIYLKKNMKEDAKKEYIKALEMDLSNEKLIEKFKDSGFGDPNEDENLKKKYEEYNKNKLIMPEVPQEIIPSEEIPFYPE; encoded by the coding sequence ATGAATAGCATTATAATCTTTTTAGCAGTCATTTCTATTTCATTAAGTGCATTAACTGCTTGTGCACCAACTAAAAGTGTTGTTATTCCGGAGCCGGCAGAAACCTCCTTAATTGCAGGGGATACACAGTCACAGGATAAAGCAGATAGAATCGCTTCACCTGAGGCATACTCAAGATTCCTTGATGGTTTCATGTCTGAACTATCAGGAAATTTTAAAGAAGCCCTTGAACGATATAAAGATGCCCTTTTGTATGATGAAGACTCTCTTTTTCTTTTATCCAGAGTTGCATCAATCCAGTCAAAAATGGGTAAATATAATGATGCAATTGAGACAATGAATAAATTAATACCACTTGCCCCAAATTCTGAAACAGCACTATTTCTCCTTGCTGAGATGTATTACAACACAGGGGATTTCAGTAAGGCTATAGAGATATATAACCGGATACTTGAGAAACATCCTGATAATGTTAGGGCCTACATTACTAAAGGTATTTCACTTGCCAAAATAAAAGAATATGAAAAGGGGATTGAATCTGTTAGAAAGGGCATAAAACTTGATAATGAAAAACCGATAAATTTTGTGTATCTTGGTGATATATACTTCGATAAAGGTGATTTTAAAAATGCAAGGAAAAATTATAAAAAGTCATTATCAGTAAATCCAGAATTTGAAATTGCGCATTTAAGGATAGGACAAACTTATTTAAAAGAAGGGGATTTTGATGCGGCTGAAAAAATATTTAAGAATATCTTATCCAAAATCAATCCATTCAGCCATGATGCCATTTCTCATCTTATTCAAATGTATGCTAAGAAGGGACGCACGTCTGATGCTATAGATGTACTTGAAAAGGCATTAGAATATAATCCCAGGGATTTAGATATAATTTTTAAATTGGCCCTATTATATAGGGATGATAAGAAATATTTAAAGGCTATAGAAAAGCTGCAAAAAATTGTTGCTTCAAAACCACAAGACGTCAAATATCGGGAGTACCTTGGGTTTTTATTAGAAGAAACAAAAGATTACGATAAAGCTCAGAAAGAATATGAAGCAATAATTGAAATTGAACCTGATAATGTACAGGCTTATCTTCATCTTGGATTCATTAATCTCAGAAAGGAAAATAAAGACGGTGCAATTAACGCATTAAATAAGGCAATCGAACTTGAACCGGATAGGCCTAATGCCTATTTTCTGCTTGGGATGATGTATTACCAGGATAAAGATTACAACAAAGCAAAGGAAGTATTTATTAAAGCTATTCAAGTCATCCCAAATGACCCGGAATTGCATTTTAATCTTGGAGTAATATACGATAAGGTTCAGGATTTTGACAATATGGTAGTTGAAATGAAAAAGACTATCGAGATAGATAGTTACCATGGAAACGCATTAAACTATCTTGGTTACAGTTATGCTGATAAAGGAATAAACATAGATGAGGCTATATCTTTGATAGAAAGGGCACTCAAGATTAAACCTGACAATGGCGCTTACATTGATAGTCTTGGATGGGCTTATTATAAGAAAGGCATGATTGATGAGGCAATTGAACAACTCAAAAAAGCTATTGAGTTATTACCCAATGACCCGACTGTCTTTGAACATCTTGGAGATATTTATCTGAAGAAGAATATGAAAGAAGATGCAAAAAAAGAATATATAAAGGCATTGGAGATGGATCTAAGTAATGAAAAATTGATCGAAAAGTTCAAAGATTCCGGTTTTGGGGATCCTAATGAAGATGAGAATCTAAAAAAGAAGTATGAAGAATACAATAAAAACAAATTAATAATGCCGGAAGTGCCTCAAGAAATAATCCCTTCAGAAGAAATACCTTTTTATCCAGAATAG
- a CDS encoding prepilin-type N-terminal cleavage/methylation domain-containing protein produces MKKISRNEKGFTLIELMIVVAILGILAAIAIPNFMRFQAKSRQAESKTNLGAIGTSAESWRAEQGTYVVAAIGNLGWAPQGTVRYSYWYDVAGTATVIPLGGATYSGAGADLSASGGCNRSTAPATAAVTAAASTYDAATKGEIDSDASCDEWHYDETRTLVNDVNDVSS; encoded by the coding sequence ATGAAGAAGATTAGCAGAAATGAAAAGGGTTTTACCCTGATAGAATTAATGATTGTTGTTGCCATACTTGGCATTCTGGCAGCCATAGCTATCCCTAATTTTATGAGATTCCAAGCCAAATCAAGACAGGCAGAGTCTAAGACCAACCTTGGCGCTATTGGAACATCTGCAGAATCATGGCGCGCAGAACAGGGGACTTATGTTGTTGCTGCAATCGGCAACCTTGGATGGGCGCCACAAGGTACAGTTAGGTATTCGTACTGGTATGATGTTGCTGGAACTGCTACAGTAATTCCTCTTGGAGGTGCAACCTATAGTGGCGCGGGTGCTGACTTATCTGCTTCAGGTGGATGTAACAGGTCAACTGCCCCTGCTACCGCAGCAGTTACTGCTGCTGCCAGTACTTATGATGCTGCTACTAAAGGTGAAATTGATTCTGATGCCTCATGCGATGAATGGCATTACGACGAAACCCGTACCCTTGTTAATGATGTAAACGATGTAAGCAGTTAA
- the hisZ gene encoding ATP phosphoribosyltransferase regulatory subunit: MKKIMQESIIKIPRGTATHLPEVASLRRYTQEALLSTFFDWGYKEVVTPVFEYLDVLSAGLTSGLNEKSYKFIDRETGKIMLLRPDITPQVARMAAGILSNEPKPLRLCYYGNIFRYEEAHAGREQEIFQVGCELAGSASPEADAEMIALASESLMRLRIEDFKIVVGNVNYLYGIISSLNNSPGISISQENEHSLKDAITKKDAGELENILNKIGLSIETKRNLIQLPDLFGGDEIFNKAADISANQVSYDAINNLKEIYSTLCYYGLKDKIIFDLCDIREIDYYTGLFFEIFSPGIPYPIGRGGRYDNLIGKFGCESPSTGFAIDIESIIRLIELNSREKYINNNVKYLITGEGKETAEAINMVRGLRIKGYSAILDTGLADIDSSISYAAKNNIEKIIYIEGKNKKQFFIIDVKTGKKTKTERNKLYPR, translated from the coding sequence GTGAAAAAAATAATGCAAGAATCAATTATTAAAATCCCAAGGGGAACGGCAACACATCTTCCTGAAGTTGCATCGCTGAGGCGATATACTCAGGAGGCATTGCTGTCAACGTTCTTTGACTGGGGTTACAAAGAGGTTGTTACACCTGTTTTTGAATATCTTGATGTCCTATCTGCCGGTCTTACAAGCGGATTAAATGAAAAGAGTTATAAATTCATAGACAGGGAAACCGGAAAGATTATGCTCCTGAGGCCGGATATAACTCCTCAGGTTGCAAGAATGGCTGCAGGTATCCTTTCCAATGAACCAAAGCCGCTCAGGTTATGTTATTATGGCAATATCTTCAGATATGAGGAGGCCCACGCAGGCAGAGAGCAGGAGATATTTCAGGTAGGATGTGAACTTGCCGGCAGTGCCTCTCCTGAAGCAGATGCTGAGATGATAGCCCTGGCCTCAGAATCCTTAATGAGATTAAGGATTGAAGACTTTAAGATAGTTGTGGGCAATGTAAATTATTTATATGGAATTATTTCTTCTCTGAATAACTCTCCGGGAATTTCTATTTCACAGGAAAATGAACACTCATTAAAAGATGCTATAACCAAAAAAGACGCCGGGGAATTAGAGAATATCCTTAACAAGATTGGTCTATCAATAGAAACAAAAAGAAACCTGATCCAACTTCCGGATTTGTTCGGAGGTGATGAGATATTCAATAAGGCGGCTGATATCTCTGCAAATCAGGTATCTTATGATGCAATAAATAATTTAAAGGAGATATACTCAACTTTGTGTTATTATGGACTTAAAGATAAAATTATCTTTGACCTTTGTGATATAAGAGAGATTGACTATTATACAGGTTTATTCTTTGAGATTTTCTCACCAGGGATACCGTATCCGATTGGACGCGGGGGCAGATATGATAATCTGATTGGAAAGTTCGGATGCGAATCTCCTTCAACCGGTTTTGCTATTGATATTGAATCCATAATTAGATTGATAGAACTGAACAGCAGGGAAAAGTATATAAATAATAATGTTAAATATCTTATTACCGGAGAAGGAAAAGAAACTGCCGAGGCCATTAACATGGTTAGAGGATTGAGGATTAAAGGTTACAGCGCCATATTGGATACAGGACTTGCAGACATAGATTCATCAATTAGTTACGCAGCAAAAAACAATATTGAGAAGATCATTTATATTGAGGGTAAAAATAAAAAGCAGTTTTTTATTATTGATGTGAAAACAGGGAAAAAAACAAAGACCGAGAGAAATAAATTATATCCCCGATAG
- the dnaB gene encoding replicative DNA helicase, translating into MDRFGTDLEEAIYKVPPQNIDAEQSILGAILIENDAVYKAVEILSVDDFYKESHRKIFLAMIELSEKNEAIDLVTITEFLKKKNDLDIAGGATYVSQLSNAVPTAANIRYHAKIVHEKAILRNLIHTATEIVTRGYEDTRDVEELLDYAENSIFSISEKKIKPSFTPVKEIIKNSFEAIERLSEKKERVTGSPSGFLDLDLMTSGFQPADLIIVAGRPSMGKTAFCLGIAQHVGIEKGVPVAVFSLEMAKEQLVIRMLCSESRVDSHKLRSGFLSKSDWPRLTTAAGRLSEAPIFIDDTAGTSVLEMKAKARRLKAEHGLSLIIVDYLQLMSGRSDRRRGGSDNREQEISEISRSLKALAKELSVPVIALSQLNRAVESRHDKRPMLADLRESGAIEQDADVILFIYRDEVYKQTDENKGIAEIIIGKQRNGPVGTVKLAFINSYTKFENLEKTHEETY; encoded by the coding sequence ATGGACAGGTTCGGGACAGATTTAGAAGAAGCAATATATAAAGTTCCACCACAGAATATTGATGCAGAACAATCTATTCTTGGGGCGATACTTATTGAGAATGATGCTGTGTATAAGGCTGTGGAGATATTAAGTGTTGATGATTTTTACAAAGAGTCCCATAGAAAAATATTTCTTGCTATGATTGAATTAAGTGAGAAAAATGAGGCAATTGACCTCGTTACAATCACTGAATTCCTAAAAAAGAAAAATGACCTTGATATTGCCGGAGGGGCAACATACGTATCACAGTTATCCAACGCTGTTCCGACTGCGGCAAACATAAGGTATCATGCTAAGATAGTGCATGAAAAGGCGATACTGAGAAATTTAATCCACACGGCTACTGAGATTGTTACACGGGGCTATGAGGATACAAGGGATGTTGAGGAATTGCTTGATTATGCTGAAAATTCAATCTTCAGTATCTCAGAGAAAAAGATTAAACCCTCATTTACCCCTGTAAAAGAAATAATTAAAAACAGCTTTGAGGCCATAGAACGACTTTCTGAAAAAAAGGAGAGGGTCACAGGATCCCCCTCAGGATTTTTAGATCTGGACTTGATGACATCAGGGTTTCAACCGGCAGATTTAATTATAGTTGCAGGCAGGCCTTCTATGGGTAAAACTGCCTTCTGTCTTGGTATTGCCCAGCATGTTGGAATTGAGAAAGGTGTACCAGTAGCAGTATTCAGCCTTGAAATGGCAAAGGAGCAATTGGTAATAAGGATGTTGTGCTCAGAATCAAGGGTTGACTCTCATAAACTTAGGTCAGGGTTCCTGAGCAAGTCCGATTGGCCGAGACTTACTACTGCCGCAGGCCGTTTATCTGAGGCGCCTATATTCATTGATGATACAGCAGGTACATCAGTACTGGAGATGAAGGCAAAGGCAAGACGGTTAAAGGCTGAACATGGTTTAAGCCTTATAATTGTAGACTACTTGCAATTGATGAGCGGACGATCTGATAGAAGAAGGGGAGGATCCGACAACCGTGAACAGGAGATTTCAGAAATTTCAAGGTCTCTCAAGGCACTTGCAAAAGAACTATCAGTCCCTGTTATTGCACTTTCCCAGTTAAACCGTGCTGTAGAATCACGGCATGATAAGAGACCGATGCTTGCTGATTTACGTGAATCCGGTGCCATTGAACAGGATGCGGATGTTATTCTGTTTATATACAGGGATGAGGTATATAAACAGACTGATGAAAATAAAGGTATTGCAGAGATTATCATCGGCAAACAGAGAAACGGCCCTGTAGGGACGGTTAAGCTTGCATTTATAAATAGCTATACTAAGTTTGAGAATCTGGAGAAGACTCACGAAGAGACTTATTAG